Proteins encoded within one genomic window of Macaca fascicularis isolate 582-1 chromosome 16, T2T-MFA8v1.1:
- the SENP3 gene encoding sentrin-specific protease 3 isoform X2, translated as MKETIQGTGSWGPEPPGPGIPPAYSSPRRERLRWPPPPKPRLKSGGGFGPDPGSGTTVPARRLPVPRPSFDASASEEEEEEEEEEDEDEEEEVAAWRLPPRWSQLGTSQRPRPSRPTHRKTCSQRRRRAMRAFRMLLYSKSTSLTFHWKLWGRHRGRRRGLAHPKNHLSPQEGGATPQVPSPCCRFDSPRGPPPPRLGLLGALMAEDGVRGSPPVPSGPPMEEDGLRWTPKSPLDPDSGLLSCTLPNGFGGPSGPEGERSLAPPDASILISNVCSIGDHVAQELFQGSDLGMAEEAERPGEKAGQHSPLREEHVTCVQSILDEFLQTYGSLIPLSTDEVVEKLEDIFQQEFSTPSRKSLVLQLIQSYQRMPGNAMVRGFRVAYKRHVLTMDDLGTLYGQNWLNDQVHFFNSFFYDKLRTKGYDGVKRWTKNVDIFNKELLLIPIHLEVHWSLISVDVRRRTITYFDSQRTLNRRCPKHIAKYLQAEAVKKDRLDFHQGWKGYFKMNVARQNNDSDCGAFVLQYCKHLALSQPFSFTQQDMPKLRRQIYKELCHCKLTV; from the exons ATGAAAGAGACTATACAAGGGACCGGGTCCTGGGGGCCTGAGCCTCCTGGACCCGGCATACCCCCAGCTTACTCAAGTCCCAGGCGGGAGCGTCTTCGTTGGCCCCCACCTCCCAAACCCCGACTCAAGTCAGGTGGAGGGTTTGGGCCAGATCCTGGGTCAGGGACCACAGTGCCAGCCAGACGCCTCCCTGTCCCCCGACCCTCTTTTGATGCCTCAGCaagtgaagaggaggaggaagaggaggaggaggaggatgaagatgaagaggaggaagtggcAGCTTGGAGGCTGCCCCCCAGATGGAGTCAGCTGGGAACCTCCCAGCGGCCCCGCCCTTCCCGCCCCACTCATCGAAAAACCTGCTCACAGCGCCGCCGTCGAGCCATGAGAGCCTTCCGGATGCTGCTCTACTCAAAAAGCACCTCGCTGACATTCCACTGGAAGCTTTGGGGGCGCCACCGGGGCCGGCGGCGGGGCCTCGCACACCCCAAGAACCATCTTTCACCCCAGGAAGGGGGTGCGACGCCACAGGTGCCATCCCCCTGTTGTCGTTTTGACTCTCCCCGGGGGCCACCTCCACCCCGGCTGGGTCTGCTAGGTGCTCTCATGGCTGAGGATGGGGTGAGAGGGTCTCCACCAGTGCCCTCTGGGCCCCCCATGGAGGAAGATGGACTCAGGTGGACTCCAAAGTCTCCTCTGGACCCTGACTCGG GCCTCCTTTCATGTACTCTGCCCAACGGTTTTGGGGGACCATCTGGGCCAGAAGGGGAGCGCAGCTTGGCACCCCCTGATGCCAGCATCCTCATCAGCAATGTGTGCAGCATCGGGGACCATGTGGCCCAGGAGCTTTTTCAGGGCTCAGATTTGGGCATGGCAGAAGAGGCAGAGAGGCCTGGGGAGAAAGCCGGCCAGCACAGCCCCCTGCGAGAGGAGCATGTGACCTGCGTACAGA GCATCTTGGACGAATTCCTTCAAACATATGGCAGCCTCATACCCCTCAGCACTGATGAGGTAGTGGAGAAATTGGAGGACATTTTCCAGCAGGAGTTTTCCACGCCTTCCAG GAAGAGCCTGGTGTTGCAGCTGATCCAGTCATACCAGCGGATGCCAGGCAATGCCATGGTGAGGGGCTTCCGTGTGGCCTATAAGCGGCATGTGCTGACCATGGATGACTTGGGGACCTTGTATGGACAGAACTGGCTCAATGACCAG GTGCATTTCTTCAATAGTTTCTTCTATGATAAACTCCGTACCAAGGGTTATGATGGGGTGAAAAGGTGGACCAAAAAC GTGGACATCTTCAATAAGGAGCTACTGCTAATCCCCATCCACCTGGAGGTGCATTGGTCCCTCATCTCTGTCGATGTGAGGCGACGCACCATCACCTATTTTGACTCGCAGCGTACCCTAAACCGCCGCTGCCCTAAG CATATTGCCAAGTATCTGCAGGCAGAGGCGGTAAAGAAAGACCGACTGGATTTCCACCAGGGCTGGAAAGGTTACTTCAAAATG aaTGTGGCCAGGCAGAATAATGACAGTGACTGTGGTGCTTTTGTGTTGCAG
- the SENP3 gene encoding sentrin-specific protease 3 isoform X1: MKETIQGTGSWGPEPPGPGIPPAYSSPRRERLRWPPPPKPRLKSGGGFGPDPGSGTTVPARRLPVPRPSFDASASEEEEEEEEEEDEDEEEEVAAWRLPPRWSQLGTSQRPRPSRPTHRKTCSQRRRRAMRAFRMLLYSKSTSLTFHWKLWGRHRGRRRGLAHPKNHLSPQEGGATPQVPSPCCRFDSPRGPPPPRLGLLGALMAEDGVRGSPPVPSGPPMEEDGLRWTPKSPLDPDSGLLSCTLPNGFGGPSGPEGERSLAPPDASILISNVCSIGDHVAQELFQGSDLGMAEEAERPGEKAGQHSPLREEHVTCVQSILDEFLQTYGSLIPLSTDEVVEKLEDIFQQEFSTPSRKSLVLQLIQSYQRMPGNAMVRGFRVAYKRHVLTMDDLGTLYGQNWLNDQVMNMYGDLVMDTVPEKVHFFNSFFYDKLRTKGYDGVKRWTKNVDIFNKELLLIPIHLEVHWSLISVDVRRRTITYFDSQRTLNRRCPKHIAKYLQAEAVKKDRLDFHQGWKGYFKMNVARQNNDSDCGAFVLQYCKHLALSQPFSFTQQDMPKLRRQIYKELCHCKLTV; encoded by the exons ATGAAAGAGACTATACAAGGGACCGGGTCCTGGGGGCCTGAGCCTCCTGGACCCGGCATACCCCCAGCTTACTCAAGTCCCAGGCGGGAGCGTCTTCGTTGGCCCCCACCTCCCAAACCCCGACTCAAGTCAGGTGGAGGGTTTGGGCCAGATCCTGGGTCAGGGACCACAGTGCCAGCCAGACGCCTCCCTGTCCCCCGACCCTCTTTTGATGCCTCAGCaagtgaagaggaggaggaagaggaggaggaggaggatgaagatgaagaggaggaagtggcAGCTTGGAGGCTGCCCCCCAGATGGAGTCAGCTGGGAACCTCCCAGCGGCCCCGCCCTTCCCGCCCCACTCATCGAAAAACCTGCTCACAGCGCCGCCGTCGAGCCATGAGAGCCTTCCGGATGCTGCTCTACTCAAAAAGCACCTCGCTGACATTCCACTGGAAGCTTTGGGGGCGCCACCGGGGCCGGCGGCGGGGCCTCGCACACCCCAAGAACCATCTTTCACCCCAGGAAGGGGGTGCGACGCCACAGGTGCCATCCCCCTGTTGTCGTTTTGACTCTCCCCGGGGGCCACCTCCACCCCGGCTGGGTCTGCTAGGTGCTCTCATGGCTGAGGATGGGGTGAGAGGGTCTCCACCAGTGCCCTCTGGGCCCCCCATGGAGGAAGATGGACTCAGGTGGACTCCAAAGTCTCCTCTGGACCCTGACTCGG GCCTCCTTTCATGTACTCTGCCCAACGGTTTTGGGGGACCATCTGGGCCAGAAGGGGAGCGCAGCTTGGCACCCCCTGATGCCAGCATCCTCATCAGCAATGTGTGCAGCATCGGGGACCATGTGGCCCAGGAGCTTTTTCAGGGCTCAGATTTGGGCATGGCAGAAGAGGCAGAGAGGCCTGGGGAGAAAGCCGGCCAGCACAGCCCCCTGCGAGAGGAGCATGTGACCTGCGTACAGA GCATCTTGGACGAATTCCTTCAAACATATGGCAGCCTCATACCCCTCAGCACTGATGAGGTAGTGGAGAAATTGGAGGACATTTTCCAGCAGGAGTTTTCCACGCCTTCCAG GAAGAGCCTGGTGTTGCAGCTGATCCAGTCATACCAGCGGATGCCAGGCAATGCCATGGTGAGGGGCTTCCGTGTGGCCTATAAGCGGCATGTGCTGACCATGGATGACTTGGGGACCTTGTATGGACAGAACTGGCTCAATGACCAG GTGATGAACATGTATGGAGACCTGGTCATGGACACAGTCCCTGAAAAG GTGCATTTCTTCAATAGTTTCTTCTATGATAAACTCCGTACCAAGGGTTATGATGGGGTGAAAAGGTGGACCAAAAAC GTGGACATCTTCAATAAGGAGCTACTGCTAATCCCCATCCACCTGGAGGTGCATTGGTCCCTCATCTCTGTCGATGTGAGGCGACGCACCATCACCTATTTTGACTCGCAGCGTACCCTAAACCGCCGCTGCCCTAAG CATATTGCCAAGTATCTGCAGGCAGAGGCGGTAAAGAAAGACCGACTGGATTTCCACCAGGGCTGGAAAGGTTACTTCAAAATG aaTGTGGCCAGGCAGAATAATGACAGTGACTGTGGTGCTTTTGTGTTGCAG